One stretch of Streptomyces sp. MMBL 11-1 DNA includes these proteins:
- the rpsJ gene encoding 30S ribosomal protein S10 has protein sequence MAGQKIRIRLKAYDHEVIDSSAKKIVETVTRTGASVAGPVPLPTEKNVYCVIKSPHKYKDSREHFEMRTHKRLIDILDPTPKTVDSLMRLDLPAGVDIEIKL, from the coding sequence ATGGCGGGACAGAAGATCCGCATCCGGCTCAAGGCCTACGACCACGAGGTCATCGACTCCTCGGCGAAGAAGATCGTCGAGACGGTGACCCGCACTGGTGCGTCGGTCGCGGGCCCGGTGCCGCTGCCCACTGAGAAGAACGTGTACTGCGTCATCAAGTCGCCGCACAAGTACAAGGACTCTCGCGAGCACTTCGAGATGCGCACCCACAAGCGCCTCATCGACATCCTCGACCCCACGCCGAAGACGGTTGACTCGCTGATGCGCCTCGACCTCCCGGCGGGCGTCGACATCGAGATCAAGCTCTGA
- the rplB gene encoding 50S ribosomal protein L2, producing the protein MGIRKYKPTTPGRRGSSVADFVEITRSTPEKSLVRPLHSKGGRNNAGRVTVRHQGGGHKRAYRVIDFRRHDKDGVPAKVAHIEYDPNRTARIALLHYADGEKRYIVAPRGLSQGDRVENGPGADIKPGNNLALRNIPVGTTIHAIELRPGGGAKFARSAGASVQLLAKEGTMAHLRMPSGEIRLVDARCRATIGEVGNAEQSNINWGKAGRMRWKGVRPTVRGVAMNPVDHPHGGGEGKTSGGRHPVSPWGQKEGRTRSPKKASNKYIVRRRKTNKKR; encoded by the coding sequence ATGGGTATCCGCAAGTACAAGCCGACGACCCCGGGCCGTCGTGGCTCCAGCGTCGCCGACTTTGTCGAGATCACGCGGTCCACGCCGGAGAAGTCGCTGGTCCGCCCCCTGCACAGCAAGGGCGGCCGTAACAACGCCGGTCGTGTGACCGTTCGCCACCAGGGTGGTGGCCACAAGCGCGCCTACCGCGTGATCGACTTCCGTCGTCACGACAAGGACGGCGTGCCGGCCAAGGTCGCGCACATCGAGTACGACCCGAACCGCACCGCGCGCATCGCGCTGCTGCACTACGCGGACGGCGAGAAGCGTTACATCGTCGCTCCCCGTGGCCTGTCGCAGGGTGACCGTGTCGAGAACGGTCCGGGCGCCGACATCAAGCCCGGCAACAACCTGGCGCTGCGCAACATCCCGGTCGGTACGACCATCCACGCCATCGAGCTGCGGCCCGGCGGCGGCGCGAAGTTCGCCCGTTCCGCGGGTGCCTCCGTGCAGCTGCTGGCGAAGGAGGGCACCATGGCCCACCTTCGTATGCCGTCGGGTGAGATCCGCCTGGTCGACGCGCGCTGCCGCGCGACGATCGGTGAGGTCGGCAACGCCGAGCAGTCGAACATCAACTGGGGCAAGGCCGGCCGCATGCGCTGGAAGGGCGTTCGCCCGACCGTCCGCGGTGTCGCGATGAACCCGGTTGACCACCCGCACGGTGGTGGTGAAGGCAAGACCTCCGGTGGTCGTCACCCGGTCTCGCCGTGGGGTCAGAAGGAGGGTCGTACTCGTTCTCCCAAGAAGGCGAGCAACAAGTACATCGTCCGCCGCCGCAAGACGAACAAGAAGCGCTAG
- a CDS encoding LAETG motif-containing sortase-dependent surface protein: protein MAATVGLLTLGSVAGAGSAAADGDDTHHQGGATATLNGLKTFDSARIDLGNGKSKNISAGLFEMTVDGGGQLQTYCIDIHNPTQNKAKYLETPWGQTSLGTNKDAGKILWILKNSYPQAGDLAALAQKAGAGELSAKTAAAGTQVAIWRISDGAKVEAKNEQAEKLADWLEAQAQNLQEPKTSLTLDPNVVSGKSGSKLGPVTVHTDAGQVSVAANATAAAAGVKVTDKDGKPVTSAVNGTELYFDVPAGAADGTASLTTKATTQVPVGRAFASPSKSQTQILAGSTESTITADATANWATKGAIPAVTAEKNCDKNGVDVTASNEGDSPFTFKLAGAEHTVGAGESKTVTVPVGEDEAYDITVTGPNGFSERFQGVLDCETQGTPAPGTSGGGETPSTSPSPSEDGGTTGGTTGDTTTGGTSGDTTGGGDLAATGGSSATPVIAGIAVALVAAGGAAVFILRKKKTAGH, encoded by the coding sequence GTGGCCGCCACGGTCGGTCTGCTGACCCTGGGCTCCGTGGCCGGGGCCGGCAGCGCAGCGGCCGACGGGGACGACACCCATCACCAGGGAGGCGCCACCGCCACCCTGAACGGATTGAAGACGTTCGACTCGGCCCGCATCGACCTGGGCAACGGCAAGTCGAAGAACATCTCCGCGGGGCTGTTCGAGATGACCGTCGACGGCGGCGGCCAGCTGCAGACGTACTGCATCGACATCCACAACCCGACCCAGAACAAGGCCAAGTACCTCGAAACCCCCTGGGGCCAGACGTCGCTCGGCACCAACAAGGACGCCGGGAAGATCCTCTGGATCCTCAAGAACTCCTACCCGCAGGCCGGTGACCTCGCGGCGCTCGCCCAGAAGGCGGGCGCCGGAGAGCTGTCGGCCAAGACGGCTGCCGCCGGCACGCAGGTCGCCATCTGGCGCATCTCGGACGGCGCGAAGGTCGAGGCGAAGAACGAGCAGGCCGAGAAGCTCGCGGACTGGCTGGAGGCCCAGGCTCAGAACCTCCAGGAGCCGAAGACCTCCCTGACGCTGGACCCGAACGTGGTGTCCGGCAAGTCGGGCAGCAAGCTCGGCCCGGTGACCGTGCACACCGACGCCGGCCAGGTGTCCGTCGCCGCCAACGCCACCGCCGCGGCGGCCGGCGTCAAGGTGACCGACAAGGACGGCAAGCCCGTCACCTCCGCCGTCAACGGCACCGAGCTGTACTTCGACGTGCCCGCGGGCGCCGCCGACGGCACGGCCTCGCTCACGACCAAGGCGACCACGCAGGTTCCGGTCGGCCGCGCGTTCGCGAGCCCGAGCAAGAGCCAGACCCAGATCCTGGCCGGCTCCACCGAGTCCACGATCACCGCGGACGCGACCGCGAACTGGGCCACGAAGGGCGCCATCCCCGCGGTCACCGCGGAGAAGAACTGCGACAAGAACGGCGTCGACGTCACGGCGTCCAACGAGGGCGACTCCCCCTTCACCTTCAAGCTGGCCGGAGCCGAGCACACGGTCGGTGCGGGCGAGTCCAAGACCGTGACCGTCCCGGTCGGCGAGGACGAGGCCTACGACATCACCGTGACCGGCCCCAACGGCTTCTCGGAGCGTTTCCAGGGCGTCCTGGACTGCGAGACCCAGGGCACGCCCGCCCCGGGCACGAGCGGTGGCGGGGAGACCCCGTCCACCAGCCCGAGCCCCAGCGAGGACGGCGGCACGACCGGTGGCACGACCGGCGACACCACGACCGGCGGCACGTCCGGCGACACGACCGGCGGCGGTGACCTCGCGGCGACCGGCGGTTCCAGCGCCACTCCGGTGATCGCCGGCATCGCGGTGGCCCTCGTGGCCGCGGGCGGCGCGGCCGTGTTCATCCTGCGCAAGAAGAAGACCGCAGGTCACTGA
- the rpsH gene encoding 30S ribosomal protein S8 codes for MTMTDPIADMLTRLRNANSAYHDDVSMPHSKIKSHIAEILQQEGFITGWKVEDAEVGKNLVLELKFGPNRERSIAGIKRISKPGLRVYAKSTNLPKVLGGLGVAIISTSHGLLTGQQAGKKGVGGEVLAYVW; via the coding sequence ATGACCATGACTGATCCCATCGCAGACATGCTCACGCGTCTGCGTAACGCGAACTCGGCATATCACGACGATGTCTCGATGCCGCACAGCAAGATCAAGTCGCACATCGCGGAGATCCTCCAGCAGGAGGGCTTCATCACCGGCTGGAAGGTCGAGGACGCCGAGGTCGGCAAGAACCTCGTCCTCGAGCTGAAGTTCGGCCCGAACCGCGAGCGCTCGATCGCCGGCATCAAGCGGATTTCGAAGCCGGGTCTGCGTGTATACGCAAAGTCCACCAACCTGCCGAAGGTCCTCGGCGGTCTGGGCGTGGCGATCATCTCCACGTCCCACGGCCTCCTGACCGGCCAGCAGGCAGGCAAGAAGGGCGTAGGTGGGGAAGTCCTCGCCTACGTCTGGTAG
- the rplP gene encoding 50S ribosomal protein L16, which translates to MLIPRRVKHRKQHHPKRSGMSKGGTQVAFGEYGIQALTPAYVTNRQIESARIAMTRHIKRGGKVWINIYPDRPLTKKPAETRMGSGKGSPEWWIANVKPGRVMFELSYPNEKIAREALTRAAHKLPMKCRIVRREAGES; encoded by the coding sequence ATGCTGATCCCCCGTAGGGTCAAGCACCGCAAGCAGCACCACCCGAAGCGCAGCGGTATGTCCAAGGGTGGCACGCAGGTTGCGTTCGGCGAGTACGGCATCCAGGCGCTGACCCCGGCGTACGTGACGAACCGTCAGATCGAGTCCGCTCGTATCGCGATGACCCGTCACATCAAGCGTGGCGGCAAGGTCTGGATCAACATCTACCCGGACCGCCCCCTCACGAAGAAGCCCGCCGAGACCCGCATGGGTTCCGGTAAGGGTTCTCCCGAGTGGTGGATCGCGAACGTCAAGCCGGGTCGGGTGATGTTCGAGCTGTCCTACCCGAACGAGAAGATTGCTCGTGAGGCGCTCACCCGCGCTGCTCACAAGCTTCCGATGAAGTGCCGGATCGTTCGGCGCGAGGCAGGTGAGTCGTGA
- the rpsC gene encoding 30S ribosomal protein S3, translating to MGQKVNPHGFRLGITTDFKSRWYADKLYKDYVKEDVAIRRMMTKGMERAGISKVEIERTRDRVRVDIHTARPGIVIGRRGAEADRIRGELEKLTGKQVQLNILEVKNPEVDAQLVAQAVAEQLSSRVSFRRAMRKSMQSSMKAGAKGIKIQCGGRLGGAEMSRSEFYREGRVPLHTLRANVDYGFFEAKTTFGRIGVKVWIYKGDVKNIAEVRAENAAARAGNRPARGGTDRPAGRGGGRGGERGGRGRKPQQSPAAEAPKADAPAAAAPAAESTGTEA from the coding sequence ATGGGCCAGAAGGTAAACCCGCACGGGTTCCGGCTCGGCATCACCACGGACTTCAAGTCCCGCTGGTACGCCGACAAGCTGTACAAGGACTACGTCAAGGAAGACGTCGCCATTCGTCGCATGATGACGAAGGGCATGGAGCGGGCCGGCATCTCGAAGGTCGAGATCGAGCGCACCCGCGACCGCGTCCGCGTTGACATCCACACCGCCCGCCCGGGCATCGTCATCGGTCGCCGCGGCGCCGAGGCCGATCGCATCCGCGGCGAGCTGGAGAAGCTGACCGGCAAGCAGGTCCAGCTGAACATCCTCGAGGTCAAGAACCCCGAGGTGGACGCTCAGCTGGTGGCCCAGGCCGTCGCCGAGCAGCTCTCCTCCCGCGTCTCCTTCCGTCGTGCCATGCGCAAGAGCATGCAGAGCTCGATGAAGGCCGGCGCCAAGGGCATCAAGATCCAGTGCGGCGGTCGCCTCGGCGGCGCCGAGATGTCCCGCTCGGAGTTCTACCGCGAGGGCCGTGTGCCCCTGCACACCCTCCGCGCGAACGTGGACTACGGCTTCTTCGAGGCCAAGACGACCTTCGGCCGCATCGGCGTGAAGGTCTGGATCTACAAGGGCGACGTCAAGAACATCGCCGAGGTTCGCGCCGAGAACGCCGCGGCCCGTGCCGGCAACCGTCCGGCTCGTGGCGGCACCGACCGCCCGGCCGGCCGTGGTGGCGGCCGTGGTGGCGAGCGTGGCGGTCGCGGTCGTAAGCCGCAGCAGTCGCCGGCAGCCGAGGCCCCCAAGGCCGACGCCCCCGCCGCCGCTGCTCCGGCGGCTGAGAGCACCGGAACGGAGGCCTGA
- a CDS encoding response regulator transcription factor, with translation MIKVLVVDDHDVVRSGLTVLLTAELGIEVVGQAADGPAAYAEAERLGPDVVLLDIDLPGEDGITVAAGLVERLPACQVLMLTALDRPGHLRRALAAGAAGYLLKSTTPARTADAIRRIAAGGRVIDPRMRGEEWAGPGPLTDKEAEALRLAAGGAHSREIAADLFLSVGTVRNRLSSAVGKLHARTLVDAVRIAREQGWV, from the coding sequence GTGATCAAGGTGCTGGTGGTCGACGACCATGACGTGGTGAGGTCAGGACTGACGGTGCTCCTGACGGCCGAACTGGGCATCGAGGTGGTCGGCCAGGCCGCGGACGGTCCGGCCGCGTACGCCGAGGCGGAGCGACTGGGCCCGGACGTCGTGCTGCTCGACATCGATCTGCCCGGGGAGGACGGGATCACGGTCGCCGCCGGGCTCGTGGAACGGCTGCCCGCCTGCCAGGTGCTGATGCTCACCGCGCTCGACCGCCCGGGGCATCTGCGCCGGGCCCTGGCCGCCGGGGCCGCCGGGTATCTGCTCAAGAGCACCACCCCGGCGCGCACCGCCGACGCCATCCGGCGGATCGCCGCGGGCGGCCGGGTCATCGACCCCCGGATGCGCGGGGAGGAGTGGGCCGGCCCCGGCCCGCTCACCGACAAGGAGGCCGAGGCCCTCCGGCTTGCCGCCGGCGGGGCGCACTCCCGGGAGATCGCGGCCGACCTGTTCCTCAGCGTGGGGACCGTCCGTAACCGGCTCTCGTCGGCGGTCGGGAAGCTCCACGCCCGTACCCTCGTCGACGCCGTGCGGATAGCGAGGGAGCAGGGATGGGTGTAG
- the rpsQ gene encoding 30S ribosomal protein S17 → MSEKTVTETNTDRGFRKTREGLVVSDKMDKTVVVAVEDRVKHALYGKVIRRTNKLKAHDEQNSAGVGDRVIIMETRPLSASKRWRIVEILEKAK, encoded by the coding sequence ATGAGCGAGAAGACTGTGACTGAGACGAACACCGACCGCGGTTTCCGCAAGACCCGTGAGGGTCTGGTCGTCAGCGACAAGATGGACAAGACCGTCGTCGTCGCTGTCGAGGACCGCGTGAAGCACGCGCTGTACGGCAAGGTCATCCGCCGTACGAACAAGCTCAAGGCCCACGACGAGCAGAACAGTGCCGGCGTCGGCGACCGCGTCATCATCATGGAGACGCGTCCGCTGTCCGCCTCGAAGCGCTGGCGCATCGTCGAGATCCTCGAGAAGGCCAAGTAA
- the rplC gene encoding 50S ribosomal protein L3, whose product MSKNIKGVLGEKLGMTQVWDENNRVVPVTVVKAGPCVVTQVRTNDSDGYEAVQIAFGEIDPRKVNKPLKGHFAKADVTPRRHLVELRTPDASEYTLGQEVTAEVFESGVKVDVTGKSKGKGFAGVMKRHNFKGLGAGHGTQRKHRSPGSIGGCATPGRVFKGMRMAGRMGNERVTTQNLTIHAVDAEKGLLLIKGAVPGPNGGLVLVRTAAKGA is encoded by the coding sequence ATGAGCAAGAACATCAAGGGCGTCCTGGGCGAGAAGCTCGGCATGACCCAGGTCTGGGACGAGAACAACCGGGTCGTCCCGGTGACCGTCGTCAAGGCCGGTCCGTGCGTCGTGACGCAGGTCCGTACGAACGACAGCGACGGCTACGAAGCGGTGCAGATCGCCTTCGGCGAGATCGACCCGCGCAAGGTGAACAAGCCCCTCAAGGGTCACTTCGCCAAGGCCGACGTCACCCCGCGCCGCCACCTGGTCGAGCTCCGCACCCCTGACGCCAGCGAGTACACGCTGGGCCAGGAGGTCACCGCCGAGGTGTTCGAGTCCGGCGTCAAGGTCGACGTCACGGGCAAGAGCAAGGGCAAGGGCTTCGCCGGTGTCATGAAGCGTCACAACTTCAAGGGCCTCGGCGCCGGGCACGGCACCCAGCGCAAGCACCGTTCCCCCGGTTCCATCGGTGGCTGCGCCACCCCTGGGCGTGTCTTCAAGGGCATGCGCATGGCGGGCCGCATGGGTAACGAGCGCGTCACCACCCAGAACCTGACCATCCACGCGGTTGACGCGGAGAAGGGTCTGCTCCTCATCAAGGGCGCGGTCCCCGGTCCGAACGGCGGCCTCGTCCTGGTCCGTACCGCGGCCAAGGGGGCTTGA
- a CDS encoding S1 family peptidase — protein sequence MRISRLVPAAAAAAACVLALFAPSASAAPEAPLQDAPPPTTQIIGGGYAQNAPWAARLFSNGRETCSATIIAPTWILTAKHCVTGGGLSFRIGSLDQHSGGTVANGVQTYTHSSDLALVRLDRSVQATYSRLGQPGSVRVGQGVQVWGWGATSQCGSEANCQSRYLKVANVTVTGGCGDAYGGSAICARRGNGITAGGDSGGPMTANGIQVGVASTSDRQTTTAYTNVTAYRSWIQSVAGV from the coding sequence ATGCGTATATCCAGGCTCGTGCCCGCTGCCGCCGCCGCAGCGGCCTGCGTCCTCGCCCTCTTCGCACCGTCCGCCTCGGCCGCCCCCGAGGCCCCGCTCCAGGACGCCCCGCCCCCGACCACCCAGATCATCGGCGGCGGCTACGCGCAGAACGCGCCCTGGGCGGCCCGCCTCTTCTCGAACGGCAGAGAGACCTGTTCGGCGACGATCATCGCGCCGACCTGGATTCTCACCGCGAAGCACTGCGTCACCGGTGGCGGTCTGTCGTTCCGTATCGGCAGCCTGGACCAGCACAGCGGCGGCACGGTGGCCAACGGCGTCCAGACGTACACCCACAGCTCGGACCTGGCGCTCGTCCGGCTGGACCGCTCGGTGCAGGCCACCTACTCCCGCCTCGGCCAGCCGGGCTCGGTCCGCGTCGGGCAGGGCGTGCAGGTCTGGGGCTGGGGCGCCACCTCCCAGTGCGGCTCCGAGGCCAACTGCCAGTCCCGCTACCTGAAGGTGGCCAACGTGACGGTCACCGGCGGCTGCGGTGACGCGTACGGCGGCTCAGCGATCTGCGCCCGCCGGGGCAACGGCATCACCGCCGGCGGCGACTCCGGCGGTCCGATGACGGCGAACGGCATCCAGGTCGGCGTCGCCTCCACCAGCGACCGGCAGACCACGACCGCGTACACGAACGTCACCGCGTACCGGTCCTGGATCCAGTCGGTCGCGGGCGTCTGA
- the rplX gene encoding 50S ribosomal protein L24, whose translation MKIKKGDLVQVITGKDKGKQGKVIVAYPAQDRVLVEGVNRVKKHTKAGQTARGSQTGGIVTTEAPIHISNVQLVVEKDGNKVVTRVGYRFDDEGNKIRVAKRTGEDI comes from the coding sequence ATGAAGATCAAGAAGGGCGACCTGGTTCAGGTCATCACCGGTAAGGACAAGGGCAAGCAGGGCAAGGTCATCGTGGCCTACCCCGCCCAGGACCGCGTCCTCGTCGAGGGTGTCAACCGGGTCAAGAAGCACACCAAGGCCGGTCAGACGGCTCGCGGTTCGCAGACGGGTGGCATTGTCACCACCGAGGCCCCGATCCACATCAGCAACGTTCAGCTGGTCGTGGAGAAGGACGGCAACAAGGTTGTCACCCGCGTCGGCTACCGCTTTGACGACGAGGGCAACAAGATCCGCGTTGCCAAGCGGACCGGTGAGGACATCTGA
- the rplE gene encoding 50S ribosomal protein L5 → MTATTAPRLKTRYREEIAGKLREEFSYENVMQVPGLVKIVVNMGVGDAARDSKLIDGAVKDLTTITGQKPAVTKARKSIAQFKLREGQPIGCHVTLRGDRMWEFLDRTLSLALPRIRDFRGLSPKQFDGRGNYTFGLTEQVMFHEIDQDKIDRVRGMDITVVTTATNDDEGRALLRHLGFPFKEN, encoded by the coding sequence ATGACTGCCACCACTGCGCCGCGTCTCAAGACGCGCTACCGCGAGGAAATCGCCGGCAAGCTGCGTGAGGAGTTCTCGTACGAGAACGTCATGCAGGTTCCCGGTCTGGTCAAGATCGTGGTCAACATGGGTGTGGGCGACGCCGCCCGCGACTCCAAGCTGATCGACGGTGCCGTCAAGGACCTCACCACGATCACCGGCCAGAAGCCGGCCGTCACGAAGGCCCGCAAGTCCATCGCGCAGTTCAAGCTGCGCGAGGGCCAGCCGATCGGCTGCCACGTCACCCTCCGCGGTGACCGGATGTGGGAGTTCCTGGACCGTACGCTGTCGCTCGCGCTTCCGCGTATCCGTGACTTCCGTGGCCTGTCGCCGAAGCAGTTCGACGGCCGTGGCAACTACACCTTCGGTCTCACGGAGCAGGTCATGTTCCACGAGATCGACCAGGACAAGATCGACCGGGTCCGGGGCATGGACATCACCGTGGTCACCACGGCGACCAACGACGACGAGGGTCGTGCCCTCCTTCGTCACCTCGGCTTCCCGTTCAAGGAGAACTGA
- the rpsS gene encoding 30S ribosomal protein S19, producing the protein MPRSLKKGPFVDGHLIKKVDVQNEAGTKNVIKTWSRRSMIVPAMLGHTIAVHNGKIHVPVFVTESMVGHKLGEFSPTRTFRGHVKDDRKSKRR; encoded by the coding sequence ATGCCGCGCAGTCTCAAGAAGGGGCCCTTCGTCGACGGCCACCTCATCAAGAAGGTGGACGTACAGAACGAGGCAGGCACCAAGAACGTCATCAAGACCTGGTCCCGTCGCTCGATGATCGTCCCGGCCATGCTGGGTCACACCATCGCGGTGCACAACGGCAAGATCCACGTCCCGGTGTTCGTCACCGAGTCGATGGTCGGCCACAAGCTCGGCGAGTTCTCGCCGACTCGCACCTTCCGCGGCCACGTCAAGGACGACCGGAAGTCGAAGCGCCGCTAG
- a CDS encoding type Z 30S ribosomal protein S14 has translation MAKKALIAKAARKPKFGVRGYTRCQRCGRPHSVYRKFGLCRVCLREMAHRGELPGVTKSSW, from the coding sequence GTGGCGAAGAAGGCTCTGATCGCTAAGGCCGCCCGTAAGCCGAAGTTCGGCGTGCGCGGGTACACCCGCTGCCAGCGCTGCGGCCGGCCCCACTCCGTCTACCGCAAGTTCGGCCTGTGCCGCGTGTGCCTTCGTGAGATGGCTCACCGTGGCGAGCTGCCGGGCGTGACCAAGAGCTCCTGGTAA
- the rpmC gene encoding 50S ribosomal protein L29, with product MSAGTKASELRELGDEELLNKLREAKEELFNLRFQAATGQLENHGRLKSVRKDIARIYTLMRERELGIETVESA from the coding sequence ATGTCGGCCGGTACCAAGGCGTCCGAGCTGCGCGAGCTGGGCGACGAGGAGCTCCTCAACAAGCTCCGCGAAGCCAAGGAAGAGCTGTTCAACCTCCGCTTCCAGGCGGCGACGGGTCAGCTCGAGAACCACGGCCGGCTCAAGTCCGTCCGTAAGGACATCGCCCGGATCTACACCCTGATGCGTGAGCGCGAGCTGGGCATCGAGACGGTGGAGAGCGCCTGA
- the rplV gene encoding 50S ribosomal protein L22 translates to MEARAQARYIRVTPMKARRVVDLIRGMDATEAQAVLRFAPQAASVPVGKVLDSAIANAAHNYDHTDASSLVISEAYVDEGPTLKRFRPRAQGRAYRIRKRTSHITVVVSSKEGTR, encoded by the coding sequence ATGGAAGCCAGGGCCCAGGCGCGGTACATCCGCGTCACGCCCATGAAGGCCCGCCGAGTGGTGGACCTCATCCGTGGCATGGATGCCACGGAGGCTCAGGCGGTCCTGCGTTTCGCCCCGCAGGCCGCGAGCGTGCCGGTTGGCAAGGTGCTGGACAGCGCCATCGCCAACGCTGCACACAACTACGACCACACCGACGCCTCTTCGCTGGTCATCAGCGAGGCGTACGTGGACGAGGGCCCGACCCTGAAGCGGTTCCGTCCGCGTGCTCAGGGCCGTGCCTACCGGATCCGTAAGCGGACCAGCCACATCACCGTGGTCGTCAGCAGCAAGGAAGGAACCCGGTAA
- the rplW gene encoding 50S ribosomal protein L23: MSEATVTSKTYSDPRDVLVKPVVSEKSYALLDENKYTFIVAPGSNKTQIKQAVEAVFSVKVTGVNTINRQGKRKRTKTGFGKRADTKRAIVTLAEGDRIDIFGGPTS; this comes from the coding sequence ATGAGCGAGGCGACCGTAACCAGCAAGACGTACTCGGACCCGCGTGACGTTCTCGTCAAGCCCGTGGTCTCCGAGAAGAGCTACGCGCTGCTCGACGAGAACAAGTACACGTTCATCGTCGCGCCCGGCTCCAACAAGACCCAGATCAAGCAGGCCGTGGAAGCGGTCTTCTCGGTCAAGGTCACCGGGGTCAACACGATCAACCGGCAGGGTAAGCGCAAGCGCACCAAGACCGGCTTCGGCAAGCGCGCCGACACGAAGCGCGCCATCGTGACCCTCGCCGAGGGCGACCGTATCGACATCTTCGGCGGCCCGACCTCTTAA
- the rplD gene encoding 50S ribosomal protein L4, which produces MSTIDILSPAGDKAGTVDLPAEIFDAKTSVPLIHQVVVAQLAAARQGTHKTKRRGEVRGGGKKPYRQKGTGRARQGSTRAPQFAGGGVVHGPQPRDYSQRTPKKMKAAALRGALSDRARHSRIHVVTGVVEGAASTKAAKTLLGKISERQNLLLVVDRADEAAWLSARNLPQVHILEPGQLNTYDVIVSDDVVFTQAAFESFVSGPQTAETEGSDA; this is translated from the coding sequence ATGAGCACCATTGACATCCTTTCGCCGGCAGGCGACAAGGCCGGTACCGTCGACCTCCCCGCGGAGATCTTCGACGCGAAGACCAGCGTTCCGCTGATCCACCAGGTCGTTGTCGCTCAGCTGGCGGCTGCCCGTCAGGGCACGCACAAGACCAAGCGCCGCGGTGAAGTCCGCGGTGGTGGCAAGAAGCCTTACCGCCAGAAGGGCACCGGCCGCGCCCGTCAGGGTTCGACCCGCGCCCCGCAGTTCGCCGGCGGTGGCGTCGTCCACGGCCCGCAGCCGCGTGACTACTCGCAGCGGACCCCGAAGAAGATGAAGGCCGCCGCCCTGCGCGGTGCCCTCTCGGACCGGGCCCGTCACTCCCGTATCCACGTCGTCACCGGCGTGGTCGAGGGTGCCGCCTCCACGAAGGCCGCCAAGACGCTGCTCGGCAAGATCTCGGAGCGCCAGAACCTGCTCCTGGTCGTCGACCGCGCCGACGAGGCCGCGTGGCTGTCCGCGCGCAACCTGCCCCAGGTGCACATCCTGGAGCCGGGCCAGCTCAACACGTACGACGTGATCGTCTCTGACGACGTGGTCTTCACCCAGGCCGCCTTCGAGTCCTTCGTGTCTGGCCCCCAGACCGCTGAGACCGAAGGGAGCGACGCCTGA
- the rplN gene encoding 50S ribosomal protein L14 has product MIQQESRLRVADNTGAKEILTIRVLGGSGRRYAGIGDVIVATVKDAIPGGNVKKGDVVKAVIVRTVKERRRQDGSYIRFDENAAVILKNDGDPRGTRIFGPVGRELREKKFMKIISLAPEVL; this is encoded by the coding sequence GTGATCCAGCAGGAGTCGCGACTGCGCGTCGCCGACAACACGGGTGCGAAGGAAATTCTCACCATTCGTGTTCTCGGTGGCTCGGGTCGCCGCTACGCGGGTATCGGTGACGTCATCGTCGCCACCGTCAAGGACGCGATCCCCGGTGGCAACGTGAAGAAGGGTGACGTCGTCAAGGCCGTCATCGTTCGCACCGTCAAGGAGCGTCGTCGTCAGGATGGCTCGTACATCCGCTTCGACGAGAACGCCGCCGTCATTCTGAAGAACGACGGCGACCCCCGCGGCACCCGCATCTTCGGCCCGGTGGGCCGGGAGCTGCGCGAGAAGAAGTTCATGAAGATCATCTCGCTCGCGCCGGAGGTGCTGTAA